A part of Gemmatimonadaceae bacterium genomic DNA contains:
- a CDS encoding DinB family protein produces MHRFHIVVVFALLCPGARIAAQSDSLKASRNNAGIVLSALEPMAKGVLGLAQAMPADKYDFVPTAGRFAGTRSYAEQLKHIAADLYLDGGAILGDQLRGNVTRAEAGDPNVRTKEQVIAYVRDAFDYMERAARTIDDANELVPRPSYALYGPPRSSRLRIAIMNIEHTYDHYGQLVEYLRMNGIVPPGST; encoded by the coding sequence ATGCATCGTTTTCACATCGTCGTCGTATTCGCCTTACTCTGTCCCGGCGCCCGGATCGCCGCGCAGTCGGATTCACTCAAAGCGTCTCGCAACAACGCCGGAATCGTGCTGTCGGCGCTCGAGCCAATGGCGAAGGGTGTACTCGGCCTCGCCCAGGCCATGCCCGCGGACAAATATGACTTCGTTCCGACGGCTGGCAGGTTCGCGGGCACACGATCATATGCCGAGCAGCTCAAGCACATCGCGGCTGACTTGTACCTCGATGGCGGCGCGATCCTTGGCGACCAGTTGCGCGGTAACGTGACGCGAGCCGAAGCGGGCGATCCGAACGTGCGCACGAAGGAGCAGGTCATCGCGTACGTTCGCGATGCATTCGACTATATGGAGCGCGCCGCTCGCACGATCGACGACGCCAACGAACTGGTGCCGCGCCCCAGCTACGCGCTGTACGGTCCGCCGCGTTCTTCACGGCTCCGCATCGCGATCATGAACATCGAGCACACCTACGATCATTACGGGCAACTCGTCGAGTATCTCCGGATGAACGGGATCGTTCCGCCCGGCAGTACGTGA
- a CDS encoding MerR family DNA-binding protein, producing the protein MGATDDVIPIGVVARRARLHVSALRYYEEAGLIPPARRIGRRRVYDENVFSSLALIRLAQESGFTIAETRQLISGFDRSTPASARWQTMARGKIAELARRIEQAERMKGLLEGLVQCRCETLDQCVRSRSEALRRGRISEDALPAARGVRASRG; encoded by the coding sequence ATGGGCGCCACGGATGACGTGATTCCAATCGGCGTGGTTGCCCGCCGCGCCCGGCTGCACGTGTCGGCGCTGCGGTATTACGAAGAGGCCGGGTTGATTCCGCCGGCGCGCCGGATCGGCCGCCGGCGCGTGTACGACGAGAATGTATTTTCGTCGCTCGCGCTCATTCGGCTCGCGCAGGAGTCGGGGTTCACCATCGCCGAAACGCGTCAGCTGATTTCAGGATTCGATCGGTCGACACCGGCGTCCGCCCGATGGCAGACCATGGCACGAGGAAAAATCGCCGAGCTGGCGCGGCGCATCGAGCAAGCCGAGCGCATGAAGGGGTTGCTCGAGGGTCTCGTCCAATGCCGATGCGAGACGCTGGACCAATGCGTCCGTTCGCGTTCGGAGGCGCTGCGTCGCGGGCGGATTTCCGAGGATGCGCTCCCGGCGGCGCGTGGGGTTCGCGCCTCTCGCGGTTAG
- a CDS encoding PadR family transcriptional regulator — MPHRADDDKLELLPGTLDMLVLKTLIFGPTHGRGIANHIRQTTENVLSVEHGSLYPALHRLERNGLIAGKFEVRGEIARELKYYRLTAAGRKQLRREQSKWAQLMTAVTRVMRPSEG; from the coding sequence ATGCCGCATCGCGCAGACGACGACAAACTCGAGCTGCTGCCGGGCACCCTCGACATGCTCGTGCTGAAAACCCTGATCTTCGGCCCGACGCACGGCCGCGGCATCGCCAACCACATCCGGCAGACGACCGAAAACGTGCTGTCGGTCGAACACGGCTCCCTGTACCCGGCACTGCACCGGCTCGAACGTAACGGACTCATTGCCGGAAAGTTCGAGGTCCGCGGCGAGATTGCGCGCGAGCTCAAGTACTATCGCCTCACCGCCGCCGGCCGAAAACAGCTGCGGCGCGAGCAATCGAAGTGGGCGCAGCTCATGACCGCCGTCACCCGTGTCATGCGGCCCTCGGAGGGATGA
- a CDS encoding ABC transporter permease, whose protein sequence is MPWWQRRPRPSDADIARELQDHLALEADELRTAGLTAAESRDEARRRFGNVGQIQEDLRDGWGNRWRERAIHDLSFGFRMLRRTPVVSAIAVACLALGIGANAAVLAWTEGIVHHPFPGVRDQEQLVAIAGTAKGASGYDDMSWPDFMDLAKGTTAFSSFFVSKITGATLTGGDRAERLIGQIVTANYFDAIGVRPIRGRGFMAGEDVGDRVHPVVVVSYRLWQDRFHGSPRLIDSTVDLNGAPHTIVGIAPPEFLGTFVGYAMQFWVPASQQAVFSTSGYTLNDRSSRWIEGFARLAPGVNLAAAQAQIDAAARRLELEFTNDDRGRGVRVLPLDQNPWDNAKELEPMLRVASAVAAIVLLIVCANVANLLLMRAVARRSELTVRRALGASRSRLIRQLLTEGLILAALGTGLGLAGAYGSRNALQLFFAPRGGISLAFAADLNWRVIAVSLALGLGSTLIFALVPALHSTRQDLASAMRAAAPGAIGESSRARLRSMLVLVQVSLSVVLLVGAGLTMRSFRRMLGEDPGFSTSNVTMTTIDLFGAGYDTARAHRFDDDLLRGVRAIGGISNVAISRSQPFSTRPYANGPIVTDTYVRSRDEQPTADYNVVSPGYFATLGIPLLAGRDFGAADADTSAPVAIVSRALAERYWPNASPIGRRLKLRTTWMRVVGVVADMKYRSLTQSPSMLMYVPLAQMRPTAAAIFMRTTGNDPTGIGADVVRAIHAIDPNVSPYEFLTLREQVNRSTSGQQIIVTLLTMFSGIALILAAIGLYGVLAYMVSQRTRELGVRMALGATPSQLLALVVSSGMRLTVFGLVIGVVIALATTRLLGTMLFRVGPRDPATFAGVVGVMALVSAVACCVPGWRASRLDPVRALRA, encoded by the coding sequence ATGCCCTGGTGGCAGCGACGCCCGCGACCGTCTGACGCCGACATCGCGCGAGAGCTGCAAGATCACCTCGCGCTCGAGGCCGACGAGCTCAGGACGGCCGGACTCACGGCGGCCGAGTCGCGCGATGAAGCACGCCGGCGATTCGGCAACGTCGGTCAAATCCAGGAAGACCTTCGCGACGGGTGGGGAAATCGGTGGCGCGAGCGCGCTATCCACGATCTGTCATTTGGGTTTCGCATGCTCCGCCGGACGCCGGTCGTGTCGGCAATCGCCGTCGCATGTCTCGCGTTGGGAATCGGCGCCAACGCCGCCGTCCTCGCGTGGACGGAAGGGATCGTTCATCATCCGTTCCCCGGAGTTCGCGACCAGGAGCAGCTCGTGGCGATCGCCGGGACGGCGAAGGGCGCGTCGGGCTACGACGACATGTCGTGGCCGGACTTCATGGATCTCGCAAAAGGAACGACGGCCTTCAGCTCGTTCTTCGTCAGCAAGATCACGGGCGCGACACTAACCGGCGGCGATCGCGCCGAGCGTCTCATCGGTCAGATCGTGACCGCAAACTATTTCGACGCGATTGGAGTCCGGCCCATCCGCGGCCGTGGTTTCATGGCGGGCGAGGACGTGGGCGACCGCGTGCATCCGGTGGTGGTCGTGAGCTACCGGTTGTGGCAAGACCGGTTTCATGGAAGCCCCCGGCTGATCGACTCCACCGTCGACTTGAACGGTGCGCCTCACACGATCGTCGGCATCGCGCCACCGGAGTTCCTCGGCACGTTCGTCGGCTACGCCATGCAGTTCTGGGTTCCCGCGTCGCAGCAGGCGGTGTTCAGTACTTCTGGCTACACGTTGAACGACCGATCGTCACGATGGATCGAAGGGTTTGCGCGACTCGCGCCAGGAGTGAATCTCGCGGCCGCTCAGGCGCAGATCGATGCGGCGGCACGCCGGCTCGAGTTAGAGTTTACGAATGACGATCGAGGCCGCGGCGTGCGGGTGCTTCCGCTGGACCAGAACCCATGGGACAACGCGAAGGAGCTCGAGCCCATGCTGCGCGTCGCGTCCGCGGTCGCGGCCATCGTTCTCTTGATCGTGTGCGCGAACGTGGCGAACCTGCTGCTCATGCGCGCGGTGGCGAGACGATCGGAGCTGACCGTCCGGCGTGCGCTCGGCGCGAGTCGATCGCGGTTGATTCGACAACTTCTCACCGAGGGGCTCATCCTTGCGGCGCTCGGCACCGGTCTTGGGCTTGCCGGTGCGTACGGTTCGCGAAATGCACTCCAGCTGTTCTTTGCGCCGCGCGGCGGGATTTCCCTCGCATTCGCCGCGGACTTGAACTGGCGCGTGATCGCGGTGAGCCTGGCGCTGGGCTTGGGCTCGACCTTGATCTTCGCGCTGGTGCCTGCGCTCCATTCGACGCGACAGGATCTCGCGAGCGCCATGCGCGCCGCGGCTCCGGGCGCGATCGGCGAGAGTTCGCGGGCTCGGCTTCGCAGCATGCTCGTTCTCGTCCAAGTCAGTCTCAGCGTGGTGTTGCTCGTCGGCGCCGGGTTGACCATGCGAAGCTTTCGCCGAATGCTCGGCGAAGATCCTGGTTTTTCGACGTCGAACGTCACCATGACGACGATCGATTTGTTCGGGGCGGGCTACGACACGGCACGCGCGCATCGCTTCGACGACGATCTGCTTCGGGGCGTGCGCGCTATCGGCGGAATCAGCAACGTGGCCATCAGTCGAAGTCAGCCGTTTTCCACGCGACCGTACGCCAACGGCCCGATTGTCACTGACACATACGTGCGGTCGCGCGACGAGCAGCCGACCGCCGACTACAACGTCGTCTCGCCCGGCTACTTCGCGACGCTCGGCATTCCGCTGCTTGCTGGAAGGGATTTCGGAGCCGCCGACGCCGATACGTCAGCGCCGGTCGCGATCGTGAGTCGTGCACTGGCCGAGCGGTACTGGCCGAACGCGTCCCCAATCGGCAGGCGGCTCAAGCTGCGCACGACGTGGATGCGCGTCGTCGGCGTGGTCGCCGACATGAAGTATCGGTCGCTCACGCAATCGCCGTCGATGCTCATGTATGTGCCGCTCGCCCAGATGCGGCCGACCGCGGCGGCGATCTTCATGCGCACGACCGGAAACGATCCCACCGGAATTGGCGCCGACGTCGTGCGCGCGATCCATGCGATCGATCCGAACGTGTCGCCCTACGAGTTTCTCACGTTACGCGAGCAAGTGAATCGCTCGACGTCGGGGCAACAGATCATCGTGACCCTGCTGACGATGTTCAGTGGCATTGCGCTGATTCTTGCGGCGATCGGTCTGTACGGAGTTCTCGCCTACATGGTCTCTCAGCGTACGCGCGAGCTCGGTGTCCGCATGGCACTCGGCGCCACTCCCTCGCAGCTCCTTGCTCTTGTGGTGTCATCGGGCATGCGGCTCACGGTATTCGGACTTGTGATCGGTGTTGTCATCGCGCTCGCGACCACGCGTCTCCTGGGAACCATGTTGTTCCGTGTCGGACCGCGCGATCCCGCCACCTTCGCCGGCGTGGTGGGCGTCATGGCGTTGGTGTCCGCGGTTGCGTGCTGTGTGCCGGGTTGGCGCGCGTCCCGGTTGGATCCGGTGCGCGCGCTGCGGGCATGA
- a CDS encoding pseudouridine synthase, protein MSIARALSKMGFCSRAQGERLVQAGKVRVNGTIVRDVSLRVCPERDAIEVDNAPVAKATHAYIMLNKPRGLVTTRDDPRGRATIYDCLRDESLPFLAPVGRLDKASEGLLLLTNDSRWSSRLLDPASHIDKMYHVQVRGTALDAVMQRVAASVVEEETGERLDVKAISLLRTGSRSGAWFEVVLDEGKNRQLRRIFATVGVEVLRLVRVAIGPIVLGDLAKGAWRGLLPAEVRAVGGARRSS, encoded by the coding sequence GTGAGCATTGCACGCGCGCTCTCGAAGATGGGCTTCTGCTCGCGGGCGCAGGGCGAGCGGCTCGTCCAGGCCGGGAAGGTGCGCGTGAACGGAACGATCGTGCGCGACGTGTCGCTGCGCGTGTGTCCCGAGCGCGACGCGATCGAAGTCGACAATGCGCCGGTCGCGAAAGCGACGCACGCCTACATCATGCTCAACAAGCCGCGCGGGCTCGTGACGACGCGCGACGATCCGCGGGGCCGCGCGACGATCTATGACTGTCTGCGCGACGAGTCACTGCCCTTCCTCGCGCCCGTCGGCCGGCTCGACAAAGCGAGCGAAGGGTTGCTGCTGCTCACGAACGATTCACGATGGTCGTCGCGGCTGCTCGATCCGGCATCACACATCGATAAAATGTATCACGTACAGGTGCGCGGCACCGCGCTCGACGCGGTGATGCAGCGCGTGGCGGCCAGCGTTGTCGAAGAAGAGACCGGCGAGCGGCTCGACGTCAAAGCGATCTCGTTGCTGCGCACGGGGTCGCGAAGCGGCGCGTGGTTCGAGGTCGTGCTCGACGAAGGCAAGAATCGGCAGCTGCGGCGGATCTTCGCGACAGTCGGGGTCGAGGTGTTGCGACTCGTGCGCGTCGCGATCGGGCCGATCGTGCTTGGCGATCTCGCGAAAGGAGCGTGGCGCGGGCTTTTGCCGGCAGAGGTGCGGGCAGTGGGTGGAGCGCGTCGGTCCTCCTGA
- a CDS encoding aminoacetone oxidase family FAD-binding enzyme has protein sequence MSSPTLPPAQSPQSPRRVAVIGAGAAGSMAAIFAAQAGARVTLLERTRDGGRKILISGGGRCNVLPMRVDESRYVTDSSPNVLRKILRSWPLAEQIAFFENELRIPLAEEPESSKLFPLSNKARDVRDGLLAYAARAGTTLRMNSIVTGFAPHDAGWRVECDGAPPIDADAVIVATGGLSVPNTGSDGLGLRELARLGHTIHPTYAALTPLVATDSPFNALSGVSLRVTVTARDDSAKRSASATGGFLFTHHGYSGPAVLDVSHVAVRSQPETSARLTVQWTEFGANEWEAAFRPQANRTVTGALRAGLPDRLAALLLSVANVDAARSLAELRRDERLRLIDTLVSGELPWTGDEGYRKAEVTGGGVSLAEVDARTMESRRHPGLFICGEVLDAFGPVGGYNFFWAWATGRAAGIGAARR, from the coding sequence ATGTCGTCGCCGACGTTGCCGCCCGCGCAATCGCCGCAGTCACCACGCCGCGTCGCCGTCATCGGCGCGGGAGCGGCCGGCTCGATGGCGGCGATTTTCGCCGCGCAAGCCGGCGCCCGGGTCACGTTGCTCGAGCGGACGCGCGATGGTGGCCGCAAGATCCTGATCAGCGGCGGCGGTCGCTGCAACGTGTTGCCGATGCGCGTGGACGAATCGCGCTACGTCACCGACTCGTCGCCGAACGTCTTGCGAAAGATACTGCGCTCGTGGCCGTTGGCCGAACAGATCGCGTTCTTCGAGAATGAGCTGCGCATTCCGCTTGCGGAAGAACCGGAGTCGTCGAAGCTCTTTCCACTGTCGAACAAGGCGCGCGATGTGCGCGACGGACTGCTGGCGTACGCAGCGCGGGCCGGTACGACGCTGCGGATGAATAGCATCGTCACCGGCTTCGCTCCGCACGACGCGGGATGGCGCGTCGAGTGCGACGGCGCGCCGCCGATCGATGCTGACGCCGTGATCGTCGCGACCGGCGGACTGTCGGTGCCGAACACTGGCAGCGACGGACTCGGACTGCGCGAGCTCGCGCGCCTCGGCCACACGATCCATCCGACCTACGCGGCGCTGACGCCGCTCGTCGCAACCGATTCACCGTTCAACGCGCTGAGTGGCGTCTCTCTCCGCGTCACAGTGACGGCGCGCGACGACTCGGCCAAGCGTAGCGCGTCGGCGACTGGCGGATTCCTGTTCACACATCACGGCTACAGCGGACCAGCGGTGCTCGACGTGTCGCACGTCGCGGTTCGGTCGCAACCCGAGACTTCGGCGCGGCTCACGGTGCAGTGGACGGAGTTTGGAGCGAATGAGTGGGAGGCGGCGTTCCGTCCGCAGGCAAATCGCACCGTGACGGGCGCGTTGCGCGCTGGGTTGCCAGACCGCCTCGCTGCGCTGCTCCTCAGTGTGGCCAACGTCGACGCGGCGCGTTCGCTCGCCGAGCTTCGGCGTGACGAGCGCCTCAGGCTCATCGACACGTTGGTGTCGGGCGAGTTGCCATGGACCGGCGATGAGGGATATCGAAAAGCCGAGGTGACGGGCGGCGGCGTGAGTCTGGCCGAGGTGGATGCGCGCACGATGGAGAGCCGCCGTCATCCGGGGTTGTTCATCTGTGGTGAAGTGCTCGACGCGTTCGGGCCGGTGGGCGGATACAACTTCTTTTGGGCTTGGGCGACCGGTCGTGCGGCGGGGATCGGTGCGGCGAGGCGGTGA
- a CDS encoding DUF922 domain-containing protein — protein sequence MPVLILRGGLLSQRIASAIAVAGSFFIVASCASAPRNEVLDKYPAGIVGRTSVFYYDVHGRTLAELRADMRRAGPKVADSSFVGETQSPMRWSWRLESTGPAGCTIRDVTVSVNAQITLPRWTPPADTEPGLVAEWTRFIAALETHEAGHKDISAKAGREIVDRLRGLSGLCSQISTRANDIARQIVDRSAADQKAYDAATRHGITQGTSFGSRRAGITTLSATAPLTLLAVPRPGTIRGLVPATLDRAWHAMPAVYTAVDLAIDATDSAAHAVGDSLTVRGTIGGFALSDVADCGASSAGRLADSVDIAVFVTSRLESTQSSNTAHNVNVVMTNTVQAVAHPASAAPVLCRSLGIIERRLLEALRRELARQEE from the coding sequence TTGCCAGTTCTCATATTACGTGGTGGACTCCTGAGTCAACGCATCGCATCGGCGATCGCAGTCGCGGGGTCGTTCTTCATCGTGGCGTCGTGCGCGAGCGCACCTCGGAACGAGGTCCTCGACAAGTACCCCGCCGGGATCGTCGGCCGAACGAGCGTGTTCTACTACGACGTTCACGGCCGGACGCTCGCCGAGCTGCGCGCGGACATGCGTCGCGCCGGCCCCAAGGTGGCCGACAGCAGCTTCGTGGGAGAAACGCAATCGCCGATGCGCTGGAGCTGGCGCCTCGAGTCGACTGGCCCGGCGGGCTGCACGATTCGCGACGTAACGGTATCCGTGAACGCGCAGATCACGCTGCCGCGGTGGACTCCGCCGGCGGACACCGAGCCGGGTCTCGTCGCCGAATGGACGCGGTTCATCGCGGCGCTCGAGACGCACGAGGCGGGTCACAAGGATATTTCCGCTAAAGCGGGTCGCGAAATTGTCGACCGGCTCCGCGGTCTGTCCGGTCTCTGTTCGCAGATCAGCACGCGCGCGAACGATATCGCGAGGCAGATCGTCGATCGATCCGCCGCCGATCAGAAGGCGTACGATGCGGCGACTCGACACGGTATCACGCAAGGCACGTCGTTCGGTTCACGTCGAGCCGGTATCACCACGTTGAGCGCGACGGCCCCGCTCACGTTGTTGGCAGTGCCGCGCCCGGGGACTATTCGTGGTCTCGTTCCCGCGACGTTGGATCGTGCATGGCACGCGATGCCGGCGGTCTACACGGCGGTCGATCTCGCCATCGATGCAACGGACAGCGCGGCGCATGCCGTCGGCGACTCACTGACCGTGCGCGGAACGATCGGCGGGTTCGCGCTCAGCGACGTCGCCGACTGCGGTGCATCATCGGCCGGTCGTCTCGCGGATTCGGTCGACATTGCGGTGTTCGTGACGTCGCGGCTTGAGTCGACCCAATCATCAAACACCGCGCACAACGTGAACGTCGTAATGACGAACACGGTGCAGGCAGTCGCGCACCCGGCGAGTGCGGCGCCGGTGCTCTGCCGCTCGTTGGGGATAATCGAGAGACGCTTGCTCGAAGCGCTCCGTCGAGAGTTGGCGCGGCAGGAGGAATGA
- a CDS encoding VOC family protein, translating to MLQDSPMYAYIPAKDMARARAFYEQTIGFKPAGEVASGVTYAFANGTRCFLYPTPNAGTSKASQAFWQVADIEKEVAELKRRGVTFEEYDMPGMKTVNGIATAGGAKAAWFKDSEGNIMAVVQNL from the coding sequence GTGCTGCAAGACTCTCCGATGTACGCGTACATCCCCGCGAAGGACATGGCGCGCGCCCGAGCCTTCTACGAGCAAACGATCGGGTTCAAACCGGCAGGCGAGGTCGCATCGGGCGTGACGTACGCGTTCGCGAACGGGACGCGATGCTTCTTGTACCCGACACCGAACGCGGGGACGTCGAAGGCGAGTCAGGCGTTCTGGCAGGTGGCCGACATCGAGAAGGAAGTGGCGGAGCTCAAGCGGCGAGGCGTCACGTTCGAGGAGTATGACATGCCGGGAATGAAAACCGTAAACGGCATCGCGACGGCGGGCGGCGCGAAGGCGGCATGGTTCAAGGATTCTGAAGGGAACATCATGGCGGTGGTGCAGAACCTGTGA
- a CDS encoding carbonic anhydrase family protein: MSTYPRRLRFRAHAACVFALAAVIRVDAASAQSKSPGEFTYQSGWPASCSAGLQSPVTFVGTHPTSRSDSVAFFSGAPRTSVGVHAHTADFAFTQAAAGWMRVGAARYALESFHFHFPVEHQLPNASGHAPASATFELHIKTKDARGQYAIFAVQFVSADSGMRADSGFFAAVVDGIDLIDTRKTIAIPMPGILAFFSTMPFYSYIGTTTSPNCDPNVTWYVLSLPLTVKASVVAAMHAALEKKGLDATNARLMTFDWPHQSGMTLITPKR, from the coding sequence ATGTCGACATACCCAAGACGTCTTCGTTTTCGCGCGCACGCCGCGTGCGTTTTCGCACTGGCCGCGGTCATTCGCGTCGACGCGGCGTCCGCGCAGTCCAAATCTCCCGGCGAATTCACGTACCAGTCCGGCTGGCCTGCCTCGTGCTCGGCGGGATTGCAATCGCCGGTGACGTTCGTCGGCACGCATCCCACATCGCGATCCGACTCGGTGGCGTTCTTCAGTGGCGCGCCGCGGACATCCGTCGGTGTGCACGCCCACACGGCGGATTTCGCGTTCACGCAGGCCGCCGCCGGCTGGATGCGCGTCGGCGCCGCGCGATACGCCCTCGAGTCCTTCCACTTTCATTTTCCAGTGGAGCATCAGCTGCCGAACGCATCGGGACACGCGCCCGCGTCCGCGACGTTCGAGCTGCACATAAAAACGAAGGATGCGCGCGGGCAGTACGCGATATTCGCCGTGCAGTTCGTGTCCGCGGATTCGGGAATGCGCGCCGACAGCGGTTTCTTCGCCGCCGTTGTCGACGGGATCGATCTGATCGACACGCGTAAGACCATCGCGATCCCGATGCCGGGCATCCTCGCATTCTTTTCGACGATGCCGTTCTACTCCTACATTGGAACGACCACCAGTCCGAACTGCGACCCGAACGTCACCTGGTACGTGTTGTCATTGCCTCTGACGGTGAAGGCGAGTGTGGTGGCCGCGATGCACGCGGCGCTCGAGAAGAAGGGGTTGGACGCGACCAACGCGCGACTCATGACGTTCGACTGGCCGCACCAATCCGGCATGACGCTCATCACGCCGAAACGCTGA
- a CDS encoding BlaI/MecI/CopY family transcriptional regulator, with the protein MTYPLTPRELEIVAVLWELGDGTVAEVRDRLPDDLAYTTVLSLMRTMVAKGYLRAVPEGRAYRFHPRIKREAVQRGALATLVGSLFGGSAELVIANLVSDRTLSRADLRKVRRLIDERLREEDK; encoded by the coding sequence CTGACATACCCGCTCACACCTCGCGAGCTCGAGATCGTCGCCGTGCTCTGGGAGCTCGGAGACGGCACTGTCGCCGAGGTGCGCGACCGGCTGCCCGACGACCTCGCGTACACCACGGTCCTCTCGCTCATGCGCACGATGGTCGCGAAAGGCTACCTGCGTGCCGTGCCCGAGGGGCGAGCCTATCGCTTTCACCCGCGCATCAAGCGTGAAGCCGTGCAGCGGGGCGCACTGGCCACGCTCGTCGGGTCGCTCTTCGGCGGCTCGGCGGAACTGGTCATCGCCAATCTCGTCTCGGATCGCACGCTCTCGCGTGCCGATCTGCGGAAAGTCCGCAGACTCATCGACGAACGCCTGCGCGAGGAGGACAAGTGA
- a CDS encoding M56 family metallopeptidase: protein MAAWMVYASLLGPMFGLAALGVERAARALRLSWFPGRMPWAVSMVATIVLPVVLAVRAAAPAATDSIAPSLRGAPVSIIARGSTLSLDASRSVGGGIVPAAREAGVSTARRGFTMPVVAVPPTPRLDRALLAAWLACVLVILAVGARSTLRFSRRRRSWPARLVLDTPVLVASDFGPALVGVFRPEIVLPEWVFSLDDASLALLLRHEAEHRRARDTLLLGACGCVAALCPWNVSLWWQLARLRLAVEVDCDARVLARSGDARRYATLLVDAGERMMNATMLARAFSGRRSLLERRILAMTAARAPRRVFAGLAFVAAAALCVAVACSARVPRGVAPDAAPDAAPDAAPDAAPEPASLATPSVAAQEYYPRFSRIDSVDDAGVAWVRAQLARYYPNILSGDTSRAFVTLFVNANGRIVGAAARLRAEIGADTSDAAAVLYDFPPFGYGVGAPAGASAQIVAERARFQADQDTMFKSQNPTRSVLGSRTMLPREFAYDTVPGVSPYDPYLGADPHAFQRDDEFYLTPGMLPPNGLSVHVLTLRPGRGGPADFGHHVTLEKTPLSSSPSVTPLPQPDIEHLGDLPGGGWAVTAESWAALTRKPVILIDGVVRGFKDMMALTGDTVVAVKRLAPAAAMRLTRDAAAANGAIVVTTKGHQPPSRQR from the coding sequence ATGGCTGCGTGGATGGTATACGCCTCGCTGCTCGGCCCGATGTTCGGTCTCGCCGCCCTCGGCGTCGAGCGCGCGGCGCGTGCGCTTCGCCTGTCGTGGTTTCCAGGGCGAATGCCGTGGGCGGTTTCCATGGTAGCGACGATCGTCCTGCCGGTCGTGCTTGCGGTGCGCGCGGCAGCGCCGGCCGCGACGGATTCGATCGCTCCGTCACTCCGCGGCGCGCCGGTCTCGATCATCGCACGCGGTTCCACGCTTTCGCTCGACGCTTCGCGGTCAGTCGGTGGGGGCATCGTGCCGGCGGCGCGCGAGGCCGGTGTCTCGACGGCGCGGCGGGGGTTTACCATGCCCGTGGTCGCCGTGCCCCCGACTCCGCGGCTCGATCGCGCGCTGCTCGCGGCGTGGCTCGCCTGCGTCCTCGTGATCCTCGCCGTCGGAGCGCGCTCGACGTTGCGGTTCTCTCGTCGCCGCCGGAGTTGGCCGGCGCGACTCGTGCTCGATACGCCGGTGCTCGTCGCATCGGACTTCGGTCCGGCGCTCGTCGGAGTGTTTCGACCCGAGATCGTGTTGCCCGAATGGGTGTTCTCCCTGGACGATGCATCGCTGGCTCTCCTGCTGCGCCACGAGGCGGAGCACCGCCGTGCGCGAGATACGCTGCTGCTTGGCGCGTGCGGATGTGTCGCCGCGCTGTGTCCATGGAACGTGTCGCTTTGGTGGCAGCTCGCTCGCTTGCGGCTCGCCGTGGAAGTGGATTGCGATGCGCGTGTGCTTGCGCGAAGCGGCGACGCGCGCAGGTACGCGACGCTTCTCGTCGACGCCGGTGAGCGCATGATGAACGCGACCATGCTGGCGCGCGCGTTCTCCGGACGTCGTTCGCTGCTCGAGCGGCGCATTCTCGCGATGACCGCCGCGCGCGCGCCGCGCCGTGTGTTCGCTGGGCTCGCCTTCGTCGCGGCGGCCGCCCTGTGCGTCGCGGTCGCCTGCTCGGCCCGGGTGCCGCGCGGCGTCGCGCCCGATGCGGCGCCCGATGCGGCACCCGATGCGGCACCCGATGCGGCACCCGAGCCGGCGTCGCTTGCCACGCCAAGCGTTGCGGCGCAAGAGTATTATCCGCGGTTCTCCCGCATCGATTCGGTGGACGATGCGGGCGTCGCCTGGGTGCGGGCGCAGCTGGCGCGGTACTACCCGAACATTCTCAGCGGTGACACATCGCGTGCCTTCGTCACGTTATTCGTGAACGCTAATGGGCGAATCGTGGGAGCGGCGGCGCGCCTGCGTGCAGAGATCGGAGCCGATACGAGTGATGCGGCGGCCGTTCTGTATGATTTTCCGCCGTTCGGTTATGGCGTCGGCGCGCCGGCCGGCGCGTCGGCGCAGATCGTGGCCGAGCGAGCGAGGTTTCAGGCGGATCAGGATACGATGTTCAAGAGCCAGAATCCGACGCGATCCGTGCTCGGATCGAGAACGATGTTGCCGCGCGAGTTCGCGTACGACACGGTGCCGGGAGTGTCACCGTACGATCCGTACCTCGGCGCGGATCCGCACGCATTCCAACGCGATGATGAGTTTTATCTAACGCCCGGGATGCTTCCGCCGAATGGTCTCTCGGTTCACGTGCTGACGTTGCGTCCGGGCCGCGGCGGCCCAGCGGATTTCGGGCATCACGTGACGCTCGAGAAGACGCCGCTCTCATCGTCTCCATCGGTGACGCCGCTCCCGCAGCCGGACATCGAACATCTGGGCGACCTGCCGGGTGGAGGCTGGGCCGTGACGGCCGAGTCGTGGGCAGCACTCACGCGCAAGCCGGTAATTCTCATCGACGGCGTCGTGCGCGGGTTCAAGGATATGATGGCACTGACAGGCGATACCGTCGTGGCGGTGAAGCGGCTTGCGCCGGCGGCGGCGATGCGTCTCACGCGGGATGCGGCCGCGGCGAACGGCGCGATCGTCGTGACGACGAAAGGGCATCAGCCTCCTTCACGCCAACGCTGA